The following are from one region of the Nicotiana tabacum cultivar K326 chromosome 3, ASM71507v2, whole genome shotgun sequence genome:
- the LOC142177099 gene encoding uncharacterized protein LOC142177099: MEENKKVLLILGRPFLAMGRNILDIHDRKLILRVGDKTVTFETNMEKGVKQEKPATSVKWKVCGIGPDEYNRISACETAKEIWEALQTTHEGTTQVKQSNIDMLTTEYELFRMKDDESIQDMHTRFTSIINELHSLGEIIPRNKLVGKILSILPSS; encoded by the exons atggaggagaatAAGAAGGTCCTCCttatcctaggaagaccatttttAGCAATGGGTAGAAATATACTGGATATTCATGATAGAAAACTCATTCTTAGAGTGGGTGATAAGACCGTAACTTTTGAGACGAATATGGAAAAAGGGGTGAAACAAGAGAAGCCAGCTACAAGTGTTAAGTGGAAG GTGTGTGGAATAGGACCTGATGAATATAATAGAATCTCTGCTTGTGAAACTGCCAAAGAGATATGGGAAGCTTTGCAAACAACACATGAGGGAACCACTCAAGTAAAACAATCTAATATTGATATGCTCACTACTGAGTATGAACTCTTTAGGATGAAAGacgatgaatctattcaagatatgcacacaagattcacCTCTATCATAAATGAGCTACACTCACTTGGTGAAATCATTCCTAGGAACAAGCTAGTGGGGAAAATTCTTAGTATCCTGCCCAGTTCTTAG